The following proteins come from a genomic window of Iamia sp. SCSIO 61187:
- a CDS encoding ATP-dependent DNA ligase has protein sequence MSLDVATPTPFAAVVATSATVAATSSRTAKRDAIAALLRELRPDEIAVAVGFLTGAPLQGRIGVGWRTLQAAAQPPADGPTLTVLEVDAVLTALAGLGGTGSGTERRRLLADLLGRATDDEAAFLFGLVGGELRQGALAGVMADAVARAAEVPTPVVRRAAMLGGDLPAIAHVALTAGADGLAAVGLELGRPVQPMLASTAESVAGAVEDLGDAVVDWKLDGIRIQVHRDGDDVRVWTRNLNEITGRLPEVIALVRALPADRLVLDGEALVVDEALRPVLFQDTASRIGAEGGPAPTAVRPWFFDLVHRDGTDLVDAPLHERRAALAEVAGEWQIPGTRTSDPAAAAAVLDDALAAGHEGVVVKGASTPYEAGRRGKAWRKVKPVHTLDLVVLAAEWGHGRRRGWLSNLHLGARGEGDAGLVMVGKTFKGMTDEVLAWQTQALQAIATGDERTDEAHIVHVRPELVVEVAVDGVQRSTRYAGGVALRFARLVRYRPDKDPADADTLRAVRALGLRD, from the coding sequence GTGTCGCTCGACGTCGCCACCCCCACCCCGTTCGCCGCCGTGGTGGCCACGTCGGCCACCGTGGCCGCCACGTCGTCCCGCACGGCCAAGCGCGACGCCATCGCCGCGCTGCTCCGCGAGCTCCGGCCCGACGAGATCGCCGTCGCCGTCGGGTTCCTCACCGGGGCGCCGCTCCAGGGGCGGATCGGCGTCGGCTGGCGGACCCTCCAGGCGGCGGCCCAGCCGCCGGCCGACGGGCCCACGCTCACGGTGCTCGAGGTCGACGCCGTCCTGACCGCCCTGGCCGGGCTCGGGGGCACCGGGTCCGGAACCGAGCGGCGGCGCCTCCTGGCGGACCTGCTGGGGCGGGCCACGGACGACGAGGCCGCGTTCCTCTTCGGCCTGGTCGGGGGCGAGCTGCGACAGGGCGCCCTGGCCGGGGTGATGGCCGACGCCGTGGCCCGGGCGGCCGAGGTGCCGACCCCGGTGGTGCGCCGGGCGGCCATGCTCGGCGGCGACCTGCCCGCCATCGCCCACGTCGCCCTCACCGCCGGGGCCGACGGCCTCGCCGCCGTGGGCCTGGAGCTGGGGCGCCCGGTGCAGCCGATGCTCGCCTCCACCGCCGAGTCGGTCGCCGGTGCCGTCGAGGACCTGGGCGACGCGGTGGTCGACTGGAAGCTGGACGGCATCCGCATCCAGGTCCACCGGGACGGCGACGACGTGCGGGTCTGGACCCGCAACCTCAACGAGATCACGGGGCGCCTGCCCGAGGTGATCGCCCTGGTGCGCGCCCTCCCGGCGGACCGCCTGGTCCTCGACGGCGAGGCCCTGGTGGTCGACGAGGCCCTGCGCCCGGTCCTGTTCCAGGACACCGCCAGCCGGATCGGGGCCGAGGGTGGGCCGGCTCCGACCGCGGTCCGGCCCTGGTTCTTCGACCTCGTCCACCGCGACGGAACCGACCTGGTCGACGCCCCCCTCCACGAGCGACGGGCGGCCTTGGCCGAGGTGGCCGGCGAGTGGCAGATCCCGGGCACCCGCACGTCGGACCCGGCCGCCGCCGCTGCCGTCCTCGACGACGCCCTGGCCGCCGGGCATGAGGGGGTGGTCGTGAAGGGGGCGTCGACGCCGTACGAGGCCGGCCGCCGGGGCAAGGCGTGGCGCAAGGTGAAGCCGGTCCACACCCTGGACCTCGTCGTGCTGGCCGCCGAGTGGGGCCACGGCCGGCGCCGGGGCTGGCTCTCGAACCTCCACCTCGGCGCCCGCGGCGAGGGCGACGCCGGCCTCGTCATGGTGGGCAAGACGTTCAAGGGCATGACCGACGAGGTGCTGGCGTGGCAGACGCAGGCCCTCCAGGCGATCGCCACCGGCGACGAGCGCACCGACGAGGCGCACATCGTGCACGTGCGACCCGAGCTGGTGGTCGAGGTGGCGGTCGACGGGGTCCAGCGGTCGACCCGCTACGCCGGTGGCGTCGCCCTCCGGTTCGCCCGCCTCGTCCGCTACCGCCCGGACAAGGACCCGGCCGACGCCGACACGCTCCGGGCGGTCCGGGCCCTCGGCCTCAGGGACTGA
- a CDS encoding VOC family protein — protein MPRPFVISLPIEDRRRAFAFYTEGLGLEAVGAPADDGVPEPLRLVLGDDVHLVLIPRGGFGWVTAPHETAVPGTSECQLSWAVATEAEVDAAVERARAAGGQVLVEPASTGWGYSGLLADPDGHLWMVTVRTE, from the coding sequence ATGCCCCGCCCGTTCGTCATCAGCCTGCCCATCGAGGACCGCCGCCGCGCGTTCGCCTTCTACACCGAGGGCCTGGGCCTCGAGGCCGTGGGCGCACCGGCCGACGACGGGGTGCCCGAGCCCCTCCGCCTGGTCCTGGGGGACGACGTGCACCTGGTGCTGATCCCCCGGGGCGGGTTCGGGTGGGTCACCGCGCCCCACGAGACGGCGGTGCCGGGCACCAGCGAGTGCCAGCTCAGCTGGGCCGTGGCCACCGAGGCCGAGGTCGACGCCGCCGTCGAGCGGGCCCGGGCCGCCGGCGGCCAGGTCCTGGTCGAGCCGGCGTCCACCGGGTGGGGCTACTCGGGTCTGCTCGCCGACCCCGACGGCCACCTCTGGATGGTGACGGTCCGAACGGAGTGA
- the rplC gene encoding 50S ribosomal protein L3, producing the protein MATKAIVGSKLGMTQIWDDDRNVVPVTVLQVEPVRVVKIKTQERDGYTALQVTFGQKKASKLTKPVAGQFATADVEPGPRLVELRLDDVSEYTVGQTLGVDILAEGGLIDVTAVSKGKGFAGVMKRHGFAGQRASHGAHRVHRAPGAIGACATPSRVFKGQRMAGRTGGEKVTTMNLEVVRADTDRNLLLIKGAVPGPKGGLVLVRNAAKAAGKDA; encoded by the coding sequence ATGGCAACCAAAGCGATCGTCGGGTCCAAGCTCGGCATGACGCAGATCTGGGACGACGATCGCAACGTCGTCCCGGTCACCGTCCTGCAGGTCGAGCCGGTCCGCGTGGTCAAGATCAAGACCCAGGAGCGCGACGGCTACACCGCCCTCCAGGTCACGTTCGGCCAGAAGAAGGCCTCCAAGCTCACCAAGCCGGTGGCCGGCCAGTTCGCCACGGCCGACGTCGAGCCCGGGCCCCGCCTGGTCGAGCTCCGCCTCGACGACGTGTCGGAGTACACCGTCGGCCAGACGCTGGGCGTCGACATCCTCGCCGAGGGCGGGCTGATCGACGTCACCGCCGTCAGCAAGGGCAAGGGCTTCGCCGGCGTCATGAAGCGCCACGGCTTCGCCGGCCAGCGGGCCAGCCACGGCGCCCACCGGGTCCACCGTGCGCCCGGCGCCATCGGCGCCTGCGCCACGCCGTCCCGGGTGTTCAAGGGCCAGCGCATGGCCGGCCGCACCGGTGGCGAGAAGGTCACCACCATGAACCTCGAGGTCGTCCGGGCCGACACCGACCGCAACCTCCTCCTCATCAAGGGCGCCGTGCCCGGCCCCAAGGGCGGCCTGGTGCTCGTCCGCAACGCGGCCAAGGCCGCCGGGAAGGACGCCTGA
- the rplD gene encoding 50S ribosomal protein L4 translates to MAKIDVLDASGKKTDTTDLDDAVFGIEPNGPVLHQVVTAQLAARRAGTQSTKTRAEVAGGGAKPWKQKGTGRARQGSIRSPQWSGGGVALGPKPRSYSQRTPKKMVRLALRSALSDRAADGKVKVVDFGFDAPGTKQAARALADIGVEGKVLLVLAADDVATWKSFRNLTDVHIIVPGELNAYDVLVSDWVVFTPGTVPADTSVSRGPAPTPAGHRGGAPGERASVPVTVPDTDAVVEAANDEDSEDES, encoded by the coding sequence ATGGCCAAGATCGACGTGCTCGACGCCTCGGGCAAGAAGACCGACACCACCGACCTCGACGACGCCGTGTTCGGCATCGAGCCCAACGGGCCCGTGCTGCACCAGGTCGTCACCGCCCAGCTGGCCGCCCGCCGGGCCGGCACCCAGTCGACCAAGACCCGGGCCGAGGTGGCCGGTGGCGGCGCCAAGCCCTGGAAGCAGAAGGGCACCGGCCGGGCCCGCCAGGGCTCGATCCGCAGCCCGCAGTGGTCCGGCGGCGGCGTGGCCCTCGGCCCGAAGCCCCGCAGCTACAGCCAGCGCACGCCGAAGAAGATGGTCCGCCTGGCCCTGCGCTCGGCGCTCTCCGACCGGGCCGCCGACGGCAAGGTCAAGGTCGTCGACTTCGGCTTCGACGCCCCCGGCACCAAGCAGGCCGCCCGGGCGCTCGCCGACATCGGCGTCGAGGGCAAGGTCCTCCTGGTCCTGGCGGCCGACGACGTCGCCACCTGGAAGAGCTTCCGGAACCTCACCGACGTCCACATCATCGTGCCCGGCGAGCTGAACGCCTACGACGTCCTGGTCAGCGACTGGGTCGTCTTCACCCCGGGCACCGTCCCGGCCGACACCAGCGTCTCCCGGGGCCCGGCCCCGACGCCGGCCGGCCACCGTGGCGGCGCCCCCGGCGAGCGGGCCTCGGTCCCGGTCACCGTGCCCGACACCGATGCCGTCGTCGAGGCGGCCAACGACGAGGACTCGGAGGACGAGTCGTGA
- the rplW gene encoding 50S ribosomal protein L23, whose amino-acid sequence MKDPRQVILKPVVSEKSYALLESNQYTFIVHPTASKPEISDAVASIFGVTVTRVNTLNRQGKKTRNRRTGKVGSKASTKRAIVTLADGDSIDLFES is encoded by the coding sequence GTGAAGGACCCCCGCCAGGTGATCCTCAAGCCGGTCGTGAGCGAGAAGTCCTACGCCCTGCTCGAGTCCAACCAGTACACGTTCATCGTCCACCCGACGGCCTCGAAGCCCGAGATCAGCGACGCCGTGGCGTCGATCTTCGGCGTCACCGTCACCCGGGTGAACACGCTCAACCGCCAGGGCAAGAAGACCCGGAACCGCCGCACCGGCAAGGTCGGGTCCAAGGCCTCCACCAAGCGGGCCATCGTCACCCTCGCCGACGGTGACTCGATCGACCTGTTCGAGAGCTGA
- the rplB gene encoding 50S ribosomal protein L2, with amino-acid sequence MALRKRKPTSAGRRFQTVSDFSEITKTTPEKSLVGPKPKTGGRNNGGHKTARHKGGGHKRQYRQIDFKRTKDGVPAKVAAVEYDPNRNCRILLLHYVDGAKAYILAPRDVKVGDMLQSGQGAEIRSGNAMPMRYIPVGTTIHNVELKPGGGGRMARSAGSSVQLVAKEGEFATLRLPSTEMRRVPIDCRATVGTVGNAEAELVKVGKAGRNRWKGVRPQTRGVAMNPVDHPHGGGEGKTSGGRHPVSPWGKPEGRTRDQNKPSQKLIVRRRRTRGSRR; translated from the coding sequence ATGGCACTTCGCAAGCGCAAGCCCACCAGCGCCGGCCGCCGGTTCCAGACCGTCTCGGACTTCTCCGAGATCACCAAGACGACGCCCGAGAAGTCGCTGGTCGGTCCGAAGCCCAAGACCGGTGGCCGCAACAACGGCGGCCACAAGACCGCTCGCCACAAGGGCGGTGGCCACAAGCGCCAGTACCGCCAGATCGACTTCAAGCGCACCAAGGACGGCGTGCCGGCCAAGGTCGCCGCGGTCGAGTACGACCCGAACCGCAACTGCCGCATCCTGCTGCTGCACTACGTCGACGGCGCCAAGGCCTACATCCTCGCCCCGCGCGACGTGAAGGTCGGCGACATGCTCCAGTCCGGCCAGGGCGCCGAGATCCGCTCCGGCAACGCCATGCCGATGCGCTACATCCCCGTGGGCACGACGATCCACAACGTCGAGCTCAAGCCCGGCGGCGGTGGCCGCATGGCCCGCAGCGCCGGCTCCAGCGTCCAGCTGGTGGCCAAGGAGGGCGAGTTCGCCACCCTGCGCCTCCCCAGCACCGAGATGCGCCGGGTGCCGATCGACTGCCGGGCGACCGTCGGCACGGTCGGCAACGCCGAGGCCGAGCTGGTCAAGGTCGGCAAGGCCGGCCGCAACCGCTGGAAGGGCGTCCGCCCCCAGACCCGTGGCGTCGCCATGAACCCCGTCGACCACCCCCACGGTGGCGGCGAGGGCAAGACCTCCGGTGGTCGCCACCCCGTGTCGCCCTGGGGCAAGCCCGAGGGCCGCACCCGCGACCAGAACAAGCCGTCCCAGAAGCTCATCGTCCGGCGCCGCCGCACCCGCGGCTCGCGGAGGTAA
- the rpsS gene encoding 30S ribosomal protein S19 — MPRSLKKGPFVDGHLLSKVDGLNEKGEKKVIKTWSRRSTIIPDMVGHTIAVHDGRKHVPVYITESMVGHKLGEFAPTRTFRYHAGQEKSVRGRR; from the coding sequence ATGCCCCGTTCACTCAAGAAGGGCCCGTTCGTCGACGGGCACCTGCTCTCCAAGGTCGATGGCCTCAACGAGAAGGGCGAGAAGAAGGTCATCAAGACCTGGTCCCGCCGCTCCACGATCATCCCCGACATGGTGGGCCACACCATCGCCGTCCACGACGGGCGCAAGCACGTCCCGGTGTACATCACCGAGTCGATGGTCGGTCACAAGCTGGGCGAGTTCGCCCCCACCCGCACCTTCCGGTACCACGCCGGCCAGGAGAAGTCCGTGCGAGGTCGGCGCTGA
- the rplV gene encoding 50S ribosomal protein L22: MAGGSGVKTNERPGTRAQARYVRVSAYKAREVLDLIRDLHVSDADQVLAFTDRDVAKVVRKVLASAVANGQNNEQQDPDTLKVVACYADEGPTLKRWRPRARGRATRIRKRTCHITVIVGRMGDDELRRWREKNQAGLTTEGGRGGRRRTPAADRRARVARSRGESTETTETKTVDEGSTSEVTEAEAAVDEAVGSTDEPGTDADEATEAPYAGSHLPVDEDGQEAPEGFEIKGNESSKKFHVPGSRWFDQTNAEVWFATPEDAEAAGFEPAGGEDEQDVASDDAEKDEDK; this comes from the coding sequence ATGGCTGGTGGCAGTGGTGTGAAGACCAACGAGCGTCCCGGGACGCGCGCCCAGGCCCGCTACGTGCGGGTCTCGGCCTACAAGGCCCGTGAGGTCCTCGACCTGATCCGCGACCTCCACGTGAGCGACGCCGACCAGGTCCTGGCCTTCACCGACCGCGACGTGGCCAAGGTGGTCCGCAAGGTCCTGGCCTCGGCCGTGGCCAACGGCCAGAACAACGAGCAGCAGGACCCCGACACGTTGAAGGTCGTCGCCTGCTACGCCGACGAGGGCCCGACCCTCAAGCGGTGGCGGCCCCGTGCCCGCGGTCGGGCCACCCGCATCCGCAAGCGCACCTGCCACATCACCGTGATCGTCGGTCGCATGGGCGACGACGAGCTGCGGCGCTGGCGGGAGAAGAACCAGGCCGGCCTCACCACCGAGGGCGGGCGCGGCGGTCGCCGTCGCACCCCCGCCGCCGACCGGCGGGCCCGCGTGGCCCGCTCCCGCGGCGAGTCGACCGAGACCACCGAGACCAAGACGGTCGACGAGGGCTCCACGTCGGAGGTCACCGAGGCCGAGGCCGCGGTGGACGAGGCGGTGGGCTCCACCGACGAGCCCGGCACCGACGCGGACGAGGCCACCGAGGCGCCCTACGCCGGGTCGCACCTGCCCGTCGACGAGGACGGCCAGGAGGCCCCCGAGGGCTTCGAGATCAAGGGCAACGAGAGCTCGAAGAAGTTCCACGTGCCCGGCAGCCGCTGGTTCGACCAGACGAACGCCGAGGTGTGGTTCGCCACGCCGGAGGACGCCGAGGCGGCGGGCTTCGAGCCCGCCGGTGGCGAGGACGAGCAGGACGTGGCGTCCGACGATGCCGAGAAGGACGAGGACAAGTAA
- the rpsC gene encoding 30S ribosomal protein S3: MGQKVNPYGFRLGVTTDWKSRWFAGRAEYADLIIEDWKVRDMIMSTLPHAAISRIEVERTRDRVRVDVHTARPGIVIGRRGAQADELRAGLTKITGNNRVQLNIQEIKQPELDAALIAQGVADQLAGRVAFRRAMKRAVQNAQKAGALGIRVQCSGRLGGSEMSRTEWYREGRVPLHTLRADIDYGFREARTTSGRIGVKVWIYKGDILPYKASTEDKIAKEAAMAVGETSGQAPAPRPVVSSKGRRPALADAPAAPAVEGAPTEEEAKPLVGEADPEFEKLLEEEEAIERSVREHHETPHFRPGDGD; encoded by the coding sequence ATGGGCCAGAAGGTCAACCCCTACGGGTTCCGCCTCGGCGTCACCACCGACTGGAAGTCGCGGTGGTTCGCCGGTCGGGCGGAGTACGCCGACCTGATCATCGAGGACTGGAAGGTCCGCGACATGATCATGTCGACGCTGCCCCACGCCGCCATCAGCCGCATCGAGGTCGAGCGCACCCGTGACCGGGTCCGGGTCGACGTCCACACGGCCCGCCCCGGCATCGTCATCGGCCGCCGTGGCGCCCAGGCCGACGAGCTCCGGGCCGGTCTCACCAAGATCACCGGCAACAACCGGGTCCAGCTCAACATCCAGGAGATCAAGCAGCCCGAGCTCGACGCCGCCCTCATCGCCCAGGGCGTCGCCGACCAGCTCGCCGGCCGCGTGGCCTTCCGCCGGGCCATGAAGCGCGCCGTGCAGAACGCTCAGAAGGCCGGCGCCCTCGGCATCCGGGTCCAGTGCTCGGGCCGCCTCGGTGGCTCGGAGATGAGCCGGACCGAGTGGTACCGCGAGGGTCGCGTCCCGCTGCACACCCTCCGCGCCGACATCGACTACGGCTTCCGCGAGGCCCGCACGACCTCGGGCCGCATCGGCGTCAAGGTCTGGATCTACAAGGGCGACATCCTGCCCTACAAGGCCTCGACCGAGGACAAGATCGCCAAGGAGGCCGCCATGGCCGTCGGCGAGACCTCGGGCCAGGCCCCAGCACCCCGCCCGGTGGTGTCCTCCAAGGGCCGTCGCCCGGCCCTGGCCGACGCCCCCGCCGCCCCCGCGGTCGAGGGTGCGCCCACCGAGGAGGAGGCCAAGCCGCTCGTCGGCGAGGCCGACCCGGAGTTCGAGAAGCTCCTCGAGGAAGAGGAAGCCATCGAGCGCTCGGTCCGCGAGCACCACGAGACCCCCCACTTCCGCCCCGGGGACGGTGACTGA
- the rplP gene encoding 50S ribosomal protein L16 produces the protein MLMPRKVKHRKTHRGRTTGPAKGGTEVTFGDYGIQALEPGWITARQIEAARIAMTRHIKRGGKVWINLFPDKPVTEKPAETRMGSGKGNPERWVAVVKPGRILFELSYSDPVVAREAIDRAIQKLPIKAKFVTREVDF, from the coding sequence ATGTTGATGCCCCGCAAGGTCAAGCACCGCAAGACGCACCGCGGCCGCACCACCGGCCCGGCCAAGGGTGGCACCGAGGTCACCTTCGGCGACTACGGCATCCAGGCCCTCGAGCCCGGGTGGATCACCGCCCGGCAGATCGAGGCCGCCCGAATCGCCATGACCCGTCACATCAAGCGTGGCGGCAAGGTCTGGATCAACCTGTTCCCGGACAAGCCCGTCACCGAGAAGCCGGCCGAGACCCGCATGGGCTCGGGCAAGGGCAACCCCGAGCGCTGGGTCGCCGTGGTCAAGCCGGGCCGGATCCTGTTCGAGCTCAGCTACTCCGACCCCGTCGTGGCCCGCGAGGCCATCGACCGGGCGATCCAGAAGCTCCCCATCAAGGCCAAGTTCGTCACGCGAGAGGTGGACTTCTGA
- the rpmC gene encoding 50S ribosomal protein L29, producing the protein MAKTDITDLDDHGLEVRLAETREELFNLRFRRATGQLENGASILEARRQVARILTEQRSREIAAAESQEASA; encoded by the coding sequence ATGGCGAAGACAGACATCACCGACCTGGACGACCACGGCCTCGAGGTGCGTCTCGCCGAGACGCGCGAGGAGCTGTTCAACCTCCGCTTCCGCCGGGCCACCGGCCAGCTGGAGAACGGGGCCTCGATCCTCGAGGCCCGCCGCCAGGTCGCCCGCATCCTCACCGAGCAGCGCAGCCGTGAGATCGCTGCCGCCGAGAGCCAGGAGGCCTCCGCATGA
- the rpsQ gene encoding 30S ribosomal protein S17, with protein sequence MSDTSNETTETPARENRRKVREGIVTSNAMDKTAIVTVTSRKPHRLYGKTVQQSTKLYTHDEDNDLKVGDRVRVQETRPLSKLKRWRVVEVVERAR encoded by the coding sequence ATGAGCGACACCAGCAACGAGACCACGGAGACCCCCGCCCGCGAGAACCGGCGCAAGGTCCGCGAGGGCATCGTCACGTCCAACGCCATGGACAAGACCGCCATCGTCACCGTCACCTCCCGCAAGCCCCACCGGCTCTACGGCAAGACGGTCCAGCAGTCGACCAAGCTCTACACCCACGACGAGGACAACGACCTGAAGGTCGGCGACCGCGTCCGGGTGCAGGAGACCCGACCCCTGTCGAAGCTCAAGCGCTGGCGGGTCGTCGAGGTCGTGGAGCGGGCCCGATGA
- the rplN gene encoding 50S ribosomal protein L14, giving the protein MIQQESRLRVADNSGAKEVLCIKVLGGSKRRYASIGDIFVATVKDAIPGAAVRKGDVVKCVVVRVKKEKRRPDGSYIRFDENAAVLINDQQQPRGTRIFGPVGRELRDKRFMRIVSLAPEVL; this is encoded by the coding sequence ATGATCCAGCAGGAATCGCGACTCCGGGTCGCGGACAACTCCGGCGCCAAGGAGGTGCTCTGCATCAAGGTGCTGGGCGGCTCCAAGCGGCGCTACGCCTCCATCGGCGACATCTTCGTCGCCACCGTGAAGGACGCCATCCCCGGCGCCGCCGTCCGCAAGGGCGACGTCGTCAAGTGCGTCGTGGTCCGGGTGAAGAAGGAGAAGCGTCGTCCCGACGGCTCCTACATCCGCTTCGACGAGAACGCGGCCGTCCTCATCAACGACCAGCAGCAGCCCCGCGGCACCCGCATCTTCGGACCGGTCGGCCGCGAGCTGCGCGACAAGCGCTTCATGCGCATCGTCTCCCTCGCCCCCGAGGTCCTCTGA
- the rplX gene encoding 50S ribosomal protein L24, whose translation MSNTIKLKKGDRVRVLTGKDRGKEGVIMRVLPQANKVIVDGVNVAKKHQKARSATSQGGIIDKDMPIPVPNVALLSPSDGKPTRVGYKVLEDGTKIRVCRRTGAEI comes from the coding sequence ATGTCGAACACGATCAAGCTGAAGAAGGGCGACCGCGTGCGCGTCCTCACCGGCAAGGACCGGGGCAAGGAGGGCGTGATCATGCGGGTCCTGCCCCAGGCCAACAAGGTCATCGTCGACGGCGTCAACGTGGCCAAGAAGCACCAGAAGGCCCGCTCCGCCACCAGCCAGGGCGGGATCATCGACAAGGACATGCCCATCCCGGTGCCCAACGTCGCCCTGCTCAGCCCGAGCGACGGCAAGCCCACCCGGGTCGGCTACAAGGTCCTCGAGGACGGCACCAAGATCCGCGTGTGCCGTCGGACGGGGGCGGAGATCTGA
- the rplE gene encoding 50S ribosomal protein L5: MSDTATQTKTPPRLKTRYDETLRAQLKDSLSLGNVMEVPRLEKIVVNMGVGDAVGQPSLLDGAIADLQVITGQKPAVTRAKKSIATFKLREGNAIGAKVTLRGDRMWEFFDRLVSLAIPRIRDFRGLNPRSFDGNGNYTFGVTEQLIFPEIDYDKVDTTRGMDITIVTTARTDDEGRALLAAFGFPFKREGQQ, translated from the coding sequence ATGAGTGACACTGCGACCCAGACCAAGACGCCCCCGCGTCTCAAGACCAGGTACGACGAGACCCTCCGGGCCCAGCTGAAGGACAGCCTGTCCCTCGGCAACGTCATGGAGGTGCCCCGCCTCGAGAAGATCGTGGTGAACATGGGCGTCGGCGATGCCGTCGGCCAGCCCTCGCTGCTCGACGGGGCCATCGCCGACCTCCAGGTGATCACCGGCCAGAAGCCGGCCGTCACCCGGGCCAAGAAGTCGATCGCCACGTTCAAGCTCCGCGAGGGCAACGCCATCGGCGCCAAGGTCACCCTCCGGGGCGACCGCATGTGGGAGTTCTTCGACCGGCTCGTGAGCCTGGCGATCCCCCGCATCCGCGACTTCCGGGGCCTCAACCCCCGGAGCTTCGACGGCAACGGCAACTACACATTCGGTGTCACCGAGCAGCTGATCTTCCCGGAGATCGACTACGACAAGGTCGACACCACCCGTGGGATGGACATCACCATCGTGACCACGGCCCGGACCGACGACGAAGGACGGGCCCTGCTCGCCGCCTTCGGATTCCCGTTCAAGCGTGAGGGACAGCAGTAA
- a CDS encoding type Z 30S ribosomal protein S14: MAKKALINKANKTPKFKVRGYTRCQRCGRPHSVYRKFKLCRICLRDMAHAGEIPGVTKASW, encoded by the coding sequence ATGGCCAAGAAGGCGCTGATCAACAAGGCGAACAAGACGCCCAAGTTCAAGGTCCGGGGCTACACCCGGTGCCAGAGGTGCGGTCGCCCGCACTCGGTGTACCGCAAGTTCAAGCTCTGCCGGATCTGCCTGCGTGACATGGCGCACGCCGGCGAGATCCCCGGTGTGACCAAGGCCAGCTGGTGA
- the rpsH gene encoding 30S ribosomal protein S8, which yields MTMTDPIADMLTRIRNANVAMHDEVRMPSSKQKEALAAILKSEGYIDAWRVEDNTDRPGSTLHVTMRYSPERARTISGIQRVSKPGLRVYRKSKEIPRVLGGLGVAVVSTSQGLLTDREARQRNVGGEVLCFVW from the coding sequence GTGACCATGACCGATCCCATCGCCGACATGCTGACCCGCATCCGCAACGCCAACGTGGCGATGCACGACGAGGTCCGCATGCCCAGCTCGAAGCAGAAGGAGGCCCTCGCGGCCATCCTGAAGTCCGAGGGCTACATCGACGCCTGGCGCGTCGAGGACAACACCGACAGGCCGGGCTCGACCCTGCACGTCACCATGCGCTACTCCCCGGAGCGGGCGCGCACGATCTCCGGCATCCAGAGGGTGTCGAAGCCGGGCCTGCGGGTGTACCGCAAGTCCAAGGAGATCCCGCGCGTGCTCGGCGGGCTCGGAGTGGCCGTCGTCTCGACCAGCCAGGGGCTGCTCACCGACCGCGAGGCGCGCCAGCGCAACGTGGGCGGCGAGGTCCTCTGCTTCGTGTGGTGA
- the rplF gene encoding 50S ribosomal protein L6, protein MSRVGKSPIPVPSGVDVTVDGADVTVKGPKGTLSRTVPGAIAIRQDGDTLVVERPDDERQTRALHGLVRSLVNNMVVGVSQEFSKELEIIGTGYRAALQGSTLDLSLGFSHPVKVEAPDGITFEVPVPTRIVVRGIDKEQVGQVAADIRAIRKPEPYKGKGVRYLGEHVARKAGKTAK, encoded by the coding sequence ATGTCCCGAGTCGGAAAGTCCCCCATCCCCGTGCCCAGCGGCGTCGACGTCACCGTCGACGGCGCCGACGTCACCGTCAAGGGCCCCAAGGGCACGCTCAGCCGCACCGTCCCCGGTGCGATCGCCATCCGCCAGGACGGCGACACCCTCGTGGTCGAGCGGCCCGACGACGAGCGCCAGACCCGGGCCCTCCACGGCCTGGTGCGGTCGCTCGTCAACAACATGGTCGTCGGTGTCAGCCAGGAGTTCTCCAAGGAGCTCGAGATCATCGGCACCGGCTACCGCGCCGCCCTCCAGGGCTCGACCCTCGACCTGTCGCTGGGCTTCAGCCACCCGGTCAAGGTCGAGGCGCCCGACGGCATCACCTTCGAGGTCCCCGTCCCGACGCGCATCGTCGTGCGGGGGATCGACAAGGAGCAGGTCGGCCAGGTCGCCGCCGACATCCGGGCCATCCGCAAGCCCGAGCCCTACAAGGGCAAGGGCGTGCGGTACCTCGGAGAGCACGTGGCCCGCAAGGCCGGCAAGACCGCGAAGTAG